From a single Sulfolobus sp. E5-1-F genomic region:
- a CDS encoding acyl-CoA dehydrogenase family protein: MLLQPKDEEEKLILSTVDQLMVKYDERYWLDKDQKREFPLDFLNDFMKLGLGSILIPEEYGGIGKGVRLASLILYNINLKGGNSYFVHGHYYNTALLSKHSGKRIREKYFKDLANGAKVLSLALTEPEVGSDTTKIKTVAEKVGNSFFIKGHKIFISRLKYTDFMIVVARTTPYEKVEKKTDGITLFLVDLREGRDGIEMREIKTMSNTNAYEVFIDGLKVPEDNVIGEVGKGFYYLLDLLNAERFMIAAEMIGNAEWFINKAVEYAKNRVVFDKQIGSFQGVQFPIAEVYAKLVSLSSYFNEGLRVIEEGKDTKTIGSYANISKYLATEIAWEAGNVAMDVYGGYGYAVETGIERKLRETRLYKVAPISQNLILAYIAHHILGLPKSY; this comes from the coding sequence CCTTTCAACAGTTGACCAATTAATGGTAAAGTACGACGAGAGGTATTGGTTAGATAAAGATCAAAAGAGGGAATTCCCACTAGACTTTCTCAACGACTTCATGAAATTGGGATTAGGGTCAATTTTGATACCAGAAGAGTACGGCGGTATAGGGAAAGGAGTTAGACTAGCTTCCTTAATCCTTTATAACATCAACTTGAAGGGTGGCAATTCATATTTTGTACATGGACATTATTATAACACTGCCTTACTATCAAAACATAGTGGTAAGAGGATAAGAGAAAAGTACTTCAAGGATCTTGCAAATGGTGCTAAAGTACTATCATTAGCTTTAACTGAGCCAGAAGTTGGGTCGGATACGACGAAAATTAAGACAGTTGCTGAAAAAGTTGGGAATAGTTTCTTCATAAAGGGTCACAAGATATTCATTTCTAGGTTAAAGTACACTGACTTTATGATAGTAGTAGCAAGAACGACACCCTATGAAAAAGTTGAAAAGAAGACAGATGGGATAACCTTGTTTTTAGTTGATCTAAGAGAGGGAAGGGATGGAATTGAGATGAGGGAAATAAAGACCATGTCAAACACCAATGCTTATGAAGTGTTTATAGATGGTCTCAAAGTGCCAGAGGATAACGTTATAGGAGAGGTCGGAAAGGGTTTCTACTATTTACTTGACCTATTAAATGCGGAAAGGTTTATGATAGCAGCTGAAATGATCGGCAATGCGGAGTGGTTCATAAACAAAGCAGTTGAATACGCCAAGAACAGAGTCGTCTTCGACAAACAAATAGGTAGTTTTCAAGGTGTTCAATTTCCAATAGCTGAGGTATATGCTAAGTTGGTATCCCTCTCATCTTATTTTAATGAAGGTTTAAGAGTAATAGAAGAGGGGAAAGATACAAAAACTATTGGAAGTTACGCAAATATATCCAAATACTTAGCTACTGAGATAGCTTGGGAAGCTGGAAATGTCGCAATGGACGTTTACGGAGGTTATGGGTATGCTGTGGAAACTGGAATAGAGAGAAAACTTAGAGAGACTAGGTTATATAAGGTAGCCCCGATATCGCAAAACTTAATCCTAGCTTACATTGCTCATCACATTTTAGGACTTCCTAAATCATATTAA
- a CDS encoding CaiB/BaiF CoA transferase family protein, producing MEKVRVIELGSNISAPLVGEILADLGMEVIKVEPPPFGDDRRRVKPEINGISIYFASTNRGKKSVVINLKSEEGYEIFKKLVKTADVIVTNYRPSALRKLGVDYESVKRINSKIIYCSITGFGNFTEEADRPAYDTIILALSGLMDMTGEENPVKFATSISDITTGLLATVMVLWALNKGGPAFIDVPMIYTQFYLTLEDAYMYLNTGKVPKRMGSAHRYLVPYQAFKVVDGYIYVAVFNDEQYLRLCKALNREDLCKFDTLQKRIENRDYIINELEGVFEKNTREYWVELLGKADVPVAPILNLEEAFKRYGNRLVYESDGVKYVNFPVNITSNRSKAPKLGEHTKEVLLELGYSEEDVNRLAEKGIIMLI from the coding sequence ATGGAAAAAGTTAGGGTTATCGAACTGGGAAGTAACATATCAGCACCATTAGTAGGTGAGATCCTAGCTGATTTAGGTATGGAAGTTATTAAGGTTGAACCACCACCTTTCGGTGATGATAGGAGAAGAGTTAAGCCTGAGATTAATGGAATTAGTATCTATTTTGCGAGTACGAATAGAGGTAAAAAGAGTGTTGTAATTAACTTGAAGAGTGAGGAGGGTTATGAGATCTTTAAGAAATTGGTTAAAACTGCAGACGTTATAGTGACTAATTATAGACCTTCAGCACTAAGGAAGCTTGGCGTAGACTACGAGAGTGTGAAGAGGATTAACTCTAAAATAATTTACTGTTCAATAACGGGATTCGGTAATTTCACTGAAGAGGCAGATAGGCCAGCTTACGATACTATAATACTAGCACTAAGTGGTTTAATGGACATGACTGGTGAGGAAAATCCGGTAAAATTCGCAACTTCAATTTCAGATATTACTACTGGGTTACTTGCCACTGTAATGGTATTATGGGCTTTAAATAAAGGAGGACCGGCCTTTATTGACGTTCCAATGATTTATACTCAGTTTTATTTAACCCTAGAGGACGCTTACATGTATTTGAATACTGGGAAAGTGCCTAAAAGGATGGGTTCTGCACATAGGTATCTAGTACCATATCAAGCGTTTAAGGTTGTTGATGGTTATATTTACGTTGCAGTGTTTAATGATGAGCAGTATTTAAGACTTTGCAAGGCGTTAAATAGAGAGGACTTATGTAAATTCGACACTTTGCAGAAGAGAATTGAAAATAGAGATTATATAATAAATGAATTGGAAGGAGTTTTCGAGAAAAATACTAGAGAGTATTGGGTTGAGTTGTTAGGTAAGGCTGATGTACCAGTTGCCCCAATATTAAACCTTGAAGAGGCGTTTAAAAGATATGGAAATAGGTTAGTTTATGAGAGTGATGGTGTAAAGTATGTTAACTTTCCAGTAAACATAACGTCAAATAGGAGTAAAGCGCCTAAACTTGGCGAACATACTAAAGAGGTTTTGCTAGAATTAGGGTACTCAGAAGAGGACGTAAATAGGTTAGCTGAAAAAGGGATAATAATGTTAATATGA